One window of the Granulicella arctica genome contains the following:
- a CDS encoding putative baseplate assembly protein, with the protein MNICCEQDDRRDAVRSIAGRNGLDYVEVLDDQLTLHVYLLGKLPQELSVKSPALVKYFQVTGGHRTTGIQVTSVTPVPDPDPEQDDFVVLTLDRYGDFSNYTLHLSGVENIDPRYDHVRFSFKVNCPSDLDCAPACSCAPPELDEPQINYLAKDYASFNQLILDRLALLMPGWTERHAADLGMVLVELMAYTGDYLSYHQDAVATEAYLETARQRISVRRHARLVDYTLHEGCNARAWVLVNVSVDTSIPKSAVSFLTGLNDALPVRTPVLSWDDLEGVPSSSYEVFEPLTDGSTATSSNFNFLAAQNDIQFYTWGERECCLKRGSTSATVRDPLGALQLKVGDVLVLEEVISPTTGLTYDADPKKRCAVRLTAVTPAQDPVYPDDAGKPASLLELEWGKEDALPYAFCLSAIGPAPGCAYIDNVSVAHGNVVLVDHGQTQPPIDLGQVSTLSSSATCDCAGEPSDVRTYPGQFKPTLPDSPVTYSEALPTDGTTVASATALVTQDEREATPQVTLTSDPAQTWTAKNDLIESSPSDNDFVVEVDSGGFAHLRFGDGELGAQPPAGMTFSATYRVGNGTAGNVGAEAISRLVLKDYKLDGSSITVRNPLPASGGMDPEPMEDAKMFAPTDFRQVLQRAITAADYQTLAEENKQLQGASAELVWTGSWYEADVAIDPLGTETAKPTLLKNIKTSLEAYRRIGQDLAVKAARYVPIYLELAVCVEPDYLQAHVKSALLDVFSQRKLAGGKLGFFHPDNMTFGEDIDVSRIVAAGQVVPGVECVTVKRLHRLFEKPNHELQNGVLPLTNDEIPQLDNDPSFPEHGVLKLAMRGGR; encoded by the coding sequence ATGAATATTTGCTGCGAACAGGATGACCGCCGCGACGCCGTTCGATCCATTGCCGGACGGAACGGCCTGGACTACGTGGAAGTGTTGGACGACCAGCTGACCCTGCATGTGTATCTGCTGGGCAAGCTGCCCCAGGAGCTGAGCGTCAAGTCCCCTGCCCTGGTGAAGTACTTCCAGGTTACCGGCGGCCACCGGACCACGGGTATTCAAGTCACGAGCGTCACGCCAGTGCCCGATCCCGACCCCGAGCAGGACGACTTCGTGGTGCTCACGCTGGACCGGTATGGCGACTTTTCGAACTACACGCTGCACTTGAGCGGCGTGGAAAACATCGACCCGCGCTACGACCACGTCCGCTTTTCGTTCAAGGTCAACTGCCCTTCCGACCTGGATTGCGCGCCGGCTTGTAGCTGTGCGCCGCCGGAGCTCGACGAGCCGCAGATCAACTATCTGGCCAAGGATTATGCGAGCTTCAACCAGTTGATCCTGGACAGACTCGCGCTGCTGATGCCGGGATGGACGGAGCGACACGCGGCCGACCTGGGCATGGTCCTGGTCGAGTTGATGGCTTACACCGGGGACTACCTGAGCTATCACCAGGACGCTGTGGCGACGGAGGCTTATCTGGAGACGGCGCGGCAGCGTATCTCCGTCAGGCGGCATGCGCGCCTGGTGGACTACACGCTGCATGAAGGCTGCAACGCGCGTGCGTGGGTGCTAGTCAACGTGAGCGTGGATACGTCGATCCCGAAGAGCGCCGTATCGTTCCTGACCGGCTTGAACGACGCCTTGCCTGTCCGCACTCCGGTGCTTTCGTGGGACGATCTGGAAGGTGTACCCAGTTCCAGCTATGAAGTGTTTGAGCCGCTGACGGACGGTTCAACGGCTACCTCAAGCAACTTCAACTTTCTGGCCGCGCAGAACGATATCCAGTTCTACACGTGGGGCGAGCGGGAGTGCTGCCTCAAGCGCGGGAGCACCTCGGCCACGGTGCGCGATCCGCTAGGGGCGCTGCAGCTCAAGGTGGGCGATGTTCTTGTCCTGGAGGAAGTGATCAGCCCGACCACTGGGCTGACGTACGATGCCGATCCCAAGAAGCGTTGCGCTGTGCGGCTGACCGCCGTGACACCCGCGCAAGATCCTGTCTATCCGGATGACGCAGGAAAGCCTGCGTCGCTGCTGGAGCTGGAGTGGGGCAAGGAAGACGCGTTGCCGTATGCCTTTTGCCTTTCGGCGATAGGGCCTGCGCCTGGGTGCGCTTACATCGACAACGTTAGTGTGGCACACGGGAACGTTGTGCTGGTAGACCACGGCCAGACCCAGCCGCCGATAGATCTGGGACAGGTTTCGACCCTGAGCAGCAGTGCAACCTGCGATTGCGCGGGCGAGCCCTCGGACGTCCGCACGTATCCCGGGCAGTTCAAACCGACGCTTCCGGACAGTCCTGTTACGTATAGCGAGGCGCTCCCGACTGACGGCACAACAGTTGCTTCCGCAACGGCGCTGGTCACCCAGGACGAGCGCGAAGCTACGCCGCAAGTCACGTTGACTTCCGATCCCGCGCAAACCTGGACCGCGAAGAACGACCTGATCGAGAGCTCTCCTTCCGACAACGACTTTGTTGTGGAAGTGGACAGCGGCGGCTTCGCACACCTCCGCTTCGGGGATGGTGAGCTGGGCGCACAGCCTCCAGCCGGGATGACGTTCAGCGCGACATACAGGGTGGGCAATGGCACAGCTGGGAACGTGGGCGCGGAAGCGATCTCACGCCTGGTGCTGAAGGACTACAAGCTGGACGGCTCTTCCATCACCGTGCGGAATCCCCTGCCCGCGTCGGGCGGCATGGACCCCGAGCCGATGGAAGACGCAAAGATGTTCGCGCCAACGGACTTTCGCCAGGTGCTGCAGCGCGCCATCACGGCGGCGGACTACCAAACGCTGGCCGAAGAAAACAAGCAGCTGCAGGGGGCTTCCGCAGAGCTGGTGTGGACGGGCAGCTGGTACGAGGCCGACGTGGCCATCGACCCGCTGGGCACGGAGACGGCCAAGCCTACGCTGTTGAAGAACATCAAGACTTCGCTTGAAGCGTATCGCCGGATCGGCCAGGACCTTGCGGTCAAGGCCGCGCGTTATGTGCCGATCTACCTAGAGCTCGCGGTGTGCGTGGAGCCCGACTACCTGCAAGCGCATGTGAAGTCTGCTTTGCTGGATGTGTTCAGCCAGCGCAAGCTGGCCGGCGGCAAACTCGGCTTCTTCCACCCGGACAACATGACCTTCGGCGAGGACATCGACGTGAGCCGCATCGTGGCTGCGGGACAGGTGGTGCCGGGTGTGGAATGCGTGACGGTGAAGAGGCTGCACCGGCTGTTCGAAAAACCGAACCACGAGCTGCAAAACGGTGTGCTGCCGCTGACGAACGATGAGATCCCGCAACTCGACAACGACCCAAGTTTCCCTGAACACGGTGTGCTCAAGCTCGCCATGCGCGGAGGCAGATAG
- a CDS encoding putative baseplate assembly protein, giving the protein MSNTNCGCSESTCKCCEGVSVLTPESEYNRPGLPALTYRAGTHGSFLETMKARLAGLTLKAVGSDGQTQTTFRPLQGLTTRDESDPAIALLDSWATIADVLTFYQERFANEGYLRTAVKRRSVLELSRLVGYTLRPGVASSVYVAYTLDDNQTDPVTIPAGSRSQSIPGPGEMPQYFETNDDLLTRKEWNDLEVRATRPQVINLSNALEINTLYVSGLTTNLRTGDLLLLSFGTDDFRNVARRVKSVDTQMPNNVTVVNLQPLSPDVLATVHLLAQVIEAVKTLVPATPGSTNAPANATPTANVAAPAAAGAAQAGNAPAAQPRSLAATAAQAPAAQDVAAPSAAAQSAAAQNDVAQNGQVTEEFVAEGGPTEVIEKAELLLNDVFLDIPSDPNTWFTLLTAAGGYYGSSSALQAILQNFNTAVTAALANLPGASVPTYTTPAVFVPTLLKPVNLQPASTAQLSRTIQVQMQANSDVHPQLLLTFAPTLENTLYQAWENANIKSISPALQGLYAVRVSAPLFGSSAPAYIYDPTATSPWSAPQIDNSEAPTTLFLDRPYPTILADSMVVIQQPYGSGIRRDVRKVVSAQTTPRTAYGASGNSTRIDVDRQWWNADEMGTLRGTYVYGQTDELTLAEEPLPDTVSGSEIELANLYRELTSGRWVIVSGERADIPGVSGVISSELIMMSGLVHGTDADIPNDKVHTTLLLATPTAYTYKRSTLTIYGNVAKATNGQTRMEVLGSGDATQTFASHVLKQPPLTYVSDPNPTGVKSTLAVYVNNVKWTEVATMAGAGPADRVFTTTTDDNANTTVIFGDGEHGAVPPTGVQNLNAVYRSDLGPAGNVRASQISMLVSQPLGVKGVTNPLAASGGAGPESRDRARSNAPLAVMSLDRLVSVEDYANFTRTYAGIGKAASRKISNGQRQLVHVTIAGAEDIPIDTTSDLYRNLLLALHNYGDVALPVQVDLRELKILVLSVSVKILPAYKWEIVSAAIRTAVLAEFGFDARDLGQPALLCDLIAAIQNIEGVDYVDVIAFGGIPEKEPDGNGGRKLLTLDELATAAQDIANSRIPKQVAANFADFEKGGIRPAQLAAFTPNVPDTLILNQVL; this is encoded by the coding sequence ATGTCCAACACGAACTGTGGCTGTTCCGAATCCACGTGCAAGTGCTGCGAGGGTGTCAGCGTTTTGACGCCCGAGTCGGAGTACAACCGCCCGGGCCTGCCCGCGCTGACCTACCGGGCGGGCACACACGGATCGTTCCTGGAAACGATGAAGGCCCGGCTGGCCGGCCTGACCTTAAAAGCCGTCGGCAGCGATGGGCAGACGCAAACCACGTTCCGTCCGCTGCAAGGCTTGACCACGCGTGACGAGAGCGACCCGGCGATCGCGTTGCTGGATAGCTGGGCGACGATAGCCGATGTGCTGACTTTTTATCAGGAGCGCTTTGCGAATGAAGGCTACCTGCGCACCGCGGTGAAGCGACGCTCGGTGCTGGAGCTGTCGCGGTTGGTGGGCTATACCCTCCGGCCGGGCGTGGCCTCTTCGGTGTACGTGGCCTACACGCTGGACGACAACCAGACAGACCCGGTCACCATCCCGGCAGGCAGCCGCTCGCAGAGCATTCCCGGTCCGGGCGAGATGCCGCAGTACTTCGAGACAAACGACGACCTGCTGACGCGCAAGGAGTGGAACGATCTGGAGGTGCGGGCCACGCGGCCCCAGGTCATCAATCTCAGCAACGCGTTGGAGATCAACACTCTCTACGTAAGCGGGTTGACCACCAATCTTCGGACAGGCGATCTGTTGCTGCTTTCCTTCGGCACCGACGATTTCCGGAACGTCGCCCGAAGAGTGAAGTCGGTGGACACGCAGATGCCCAACAACGTGACGGTCGTGAACCTGCAGCCGCTATCGCCGGATGTGCTGGCGACGGTCCATCTCCTGGCGCAGGTGATTGAGGCAGTCAAGACCCTGGTCCCTGCTACTCCGGGCTCCACGAATGCTCCTGCGAATGCCACGCCCACCGCGAATGTTGCGGCACCAGCAGCCGCGGGCGCCGCGCAGGCAGGCAACGCCCCCGCAGCGCAGCCTCGCTCGCTTGCCGCTACGGCAGCACAGGCCCCCGCTGCGCAGGACGTTGCCGCGCCGAGCGCGGCGGCGCAGAGTGCGGCGGCGCAAAACGATGTTGCACAGAACGGCCAGGTCACCGAAGAGTTCGTGGCCGAGGGCGGTCCTACAGAAGTGATCGAAAAAGCCGAGCTTCTGCTGAACGATGTCTTCCTCGACATTCCGTCCGACCCAAACACATGGTTCACCCTGTTGACGGCCGCGGGCGGGTACTACGGTTCTTCTTCGGCCCTGCAAGCGATCCTGCAGAATTTCAACACTGCGGTCACGGCTGCACTGGCAAACCTGCCGGGCGCTTCTGTTCCCACCTATACGACGCCGGCCGTATTCGTTCCCACCCTGCTGAAGCCCGTGAACCTGCAACCGGCAAGCACGGCCCAGCTCAGCCGGACGATCCAGGTGCAGATGCAGGCGAACTCCGACGTGCATCCGCAACTGCTGCTCACCTTCGCACCTACGCTCGAAAATACGCTGTACCAGGCGTGGGAGAACGCCAATATCAAATCGATCTCCCCGGCGTTGCAGGGTCTCTATGCGGTGCGGGTTTCGGCGCCCTTGTTCGGCTCCTCGGCGCCGGCGTACATCTATGACCCGACAGCCACGTCCCCCTGGAGCGCTCCTCAAATCGACAACAGTGAAGCGCCCACAACGCTGTTCCTCGACCGTCCTTATCCGACGATCCTGGCAGACAGCATGGTGGTCATCCAGCAGCCGTACGGCAGCGGTATCAGGCGTGACGTGCGCAAGGTGGTGTCGGCGCAGACCACGCCGCGCACTGCATATGGCGCCAGCGGGAACTCGACGCGCATCGACGTGGACCGCCAGTGGTGGAATGCCGATGAGATGGGCACACTGCGTGGCACCTATGTCTATGGGCAGACCGACGAACTCACGCTGGCAGAAGAGCCCCTGCCCGATACGGTTTCCGGGTCTGAGATCGAGTTGGCCAACTTGTACAGAGAGCTCACTTCAGGGCGCTGGGTCATCGTTTCCGGTGAACGGGCCGATATCCCTGGGGTTTCGGGCGTGATCTCCAGTGAGCTGATCATGATGTCCGGGCTGGTGCATGGCACCGATGCGGATATTCCGAACGACAAGGTCCACACTACCCTGCTGCTGGCTACACCGACCGCTTACACCTACAAACGCTCGACGCTGACGATCTATGGCAACGTGGCGAAAGCCACGAATGGGCAGACACGCATGGAAGTGCTGGGCAGTGGAGATGCGACCCAGACCTTTGCCTCTCATGTGTTGAAGCAACCGCCGCTGACGTATGTGTCCGATCCCAATCCCACCGGCGTGAAGAGCACGCTGGCCGTGTATGTGAATAACGTGAAGTGGACGGAAGTTGCGACCATGGCAGGCGCCGGGCCGGCGGACCGCGTGTTCACGACCACAACGGACGACAACGCGAATACGACCGTGATCTTCGGCGACGGTGAGCATGGGGCGGTGCCTCCTACGGGCGTTCAAAACCTGAATGCCGTATACCGCAGCGACCTGGGCCCGGCGGGCAATGTGCGGGCCAGCCAGATCAGCATGCTGGTGAGCCAGCCGCTTGGCGTGAAGGGTGTCACCAATCCACTTGCGGCGTCCGGAGGAGCAGGGCCGGAGAGCCGCGACCGGGCACGCAGCAATGCGCCGCTGGCCGTGATGTCGCTGGACCGGTTGGTGTCTGTAGAAGACTATGCCAACTTCACCCGCACCTATGCAGGCATCGGCAAGGCGGCTTCGCGCAAGATCAGCAACGGGCAAAGGCAGTTGGTGCATGTGACGATCGCCGGTGCGGAAGACATTCCCATCGACACCACTTCAGATCTTTACCGGAACCTGCTGCTGGCGCTGCACAACTACGGGGACGTGGCCCTGCCTGTGCAGGTAGACCTGCGCGAGCTCAAGATCCTTGTGCTCAGCGTGAGCGTGAAGATCCTGCCTGCGTACAAGTGGGAGATCGTTTCGGCGGCCATCCGCACTGCGGTCCTGGCGGAGTTCGGCTTCGATGCGCGCGATCTGGGGCAGCCGGCGTTGCTGTGCGATCTGATTGCCGCGATCCAGAACATCGAGGGCGTCGACTACGTGGATGTGATCGCCTTTGGCGGCATTCCTGAGAAGGAGCCAGATGGCAATGGCGGGCGCAAGCTGCTCACGCTGGACGAACTGGCGACAGCGGCTCAAGACATCGCCAACTCACGTATTCCGAAGCAGGTTGCCGCCAATTTCGCAGACTTTGAAAAAGGCGGCATCCGTCCGGCCCAACTCGCGGCCTTTACGCCCAACGTTCCCGACACACTCATCCTGAACCAGGTGCTGTGA
- a CDS encoding FlxA-like family protein, with amino-acid sequence MKDDFTRDTFDPSKHFSRVLMQQGRVTLDADHNEQTDILLHLLRTLTRDLLGPYAAPSAEGGFKLTANGAALTISAGRMYVDGILVENDEDCDYTKQLDYPLPDNDPLATALLKTLTSNFWLYLDVWERNITWIEDDSIREKALNGPDTCARSKVVWQVKAISTDTLGQTTGTTDSIQKQLSVLKQELSQTDNEDEQEQIERQMQVLEQQLAGASPTQSVPTCDGPLSPLSGLSMASMTARLDPGQQIQDPCLTSPASQYRGAENQLYRVEVHTPGTAGTATFKWSRDNGSVATTWLGGSGNDFQVGATRGFASGSWVELGDDTLDLQGQPGTLVKLAKVDGGVLSVNSSTPASLTGWSDDYVNPRIRRWNQQASDAQQLVAGAIPITESLPSAPVWIDLEDGIQVMFAPGGTYRTGDYWLIPARVATGQIEWPSTPDSNNNPVPDALAPDGIEHHYAPLGFVNWSNGTLQFRACRCEFSPINSCFGKGSIAAGAQLLKTANTRATLSAEVQRTKRVSKAK; translated from the coding sequence ATGAAAGACGACTTCACCCGAGACACTTTTGATCCGAGCAAACACTTCAGCCGGGTCCTGATGCAGCAAGGCAGAGTGACGCTGGACGCCGACCACAACGAGCAAACCGACATCCTGCTGCACCTGCTGCGCACGCTGACCCGCGATCTGCTCGGCCCCTATGCAGCGCCTTCCGCGGAGGGAGGATTCAAGCTGACGGCGAACGGGGCGGCGCTTACGATCAGCGCCGGCCGCATGTACGTCGACGGCATCCTGGTGGAGAACGACGAGGACTGCGATTACACCAAGCAGCTCGACTACCCGCTGCCTGATAACGACCCGCTGGCGACCGCGCTGCTGAAGACGCTCACGTCCAACTTCTGGCTCTACCTGGACGTGTGGGAGCGGAACATCACGTGGATCGAGGATGATTCCATTCGCGAGAAGGCCCTGAACGGACCGGACACCTGCGCACGCTCCAAGGTGGTGTGGCAGGTGAAGGCGATCTCGACCGATACGCTGGGCCAGACCACGGGGACGACCGACTCGATACAGAAGCAACTCAGCGTGCTGAAGCAGGAGCTTTCACAGACTGACAACGAGGACGAGCAGGAACAGATCGAGAGACAAATGCAGGTGCTCGAGCAACAGTTGGCAGGCGCCAGCCCTACGCAAAGCGTGCCTACTTGCGACGGCCCGCTTTCCCCGCTGAGTGGGCTGAGTATGGCATCCATGACGGCGCGGCTGGATCCTGGGCAACAGATCCAGGACCCGTGCCTGACCTCGCCGGCTTCGCAGTATCGCGGCGCGGAAAACCAGCTCTACCGGGTAGAGGTACACACGCCCGGCACGGCCGGAACCGCGACTTTCAAGTGGTCGCGCGATAACGGCAGCGTGGCAACCACGTGGCTGGGAGGCTCAGGCAATGACTTCCAGGTGGGGGCGACGCGCGGCTTCGCTTCCGGCTCATGGGTGGAGTTGGGGGACGACACGCTCGACCTGCAAGGACAGCCGGGGACACTGGTGAAACTGGCAAAGGTGGACGGCGGCGTGCTTTCGGTGAATTCTTCCACGCCTGCCTCGCTGACCGGCTGGAGCGACGACTATGTGAACCCGAGGATCCGCCGCTGGAACCAGCAAGCGTCCGACGCGCAGCAACTGGTGGCCGGGGCAATACCGATCACCGAAAGCCTGCCGAGTGCGCCAGTGTGGATTGACCTGGAGGATGGCATTCAGGTGATGTTCGCGCCCGGAGGCACGTATCGCACCGGCGACTACTGGCTCATTCCGGCGCGTGTGGCCACAGGGCAGATCGAGTGGCCGAGCACCCCGGATAGCAACAACAATCCAGTGCCCGATGCATTGGCTCCTGATGGGATCGAGCATCATTACGCGCCGCTGGGCTTCGTCAACTGGTCCAATGGCACCTTGCAGTTCCGGGCGTGCCGGTGTGAGTTTTCGCCCATCAACAGCTGCTTTGGGAAAGGCAGCATCGCGGCTGGCGCGCAACTGCTGAAGACGGCCAATACACGGGCGACCCTTTCCGCAGAAGTGCAGCGCACCAAACGGGTATCCAAAGCGAAATGA
- a CDS encoding DUF6734 family protein → MWSFWTKPFLAERHSSWASELHHWLAWGLSLAAASNHYPETVLVTDDAGARLLVDTLELPFAHVSTGLNSLGNEDPGWWSLGKMEAYRLQQEPFVHIDTDAFLWKPLRPDLEAADVFAQNPEPVVYGRSCYHPEDFESALGRPDSGWMPAEWDWYRQASLGHGRAECCGLFGGNRLDFIHHYVSQAMRLLRHRHNVRAWRNFADKDGNMILLEQYLLTACLEYHRSCADSSFHGIDIRYVFPSIDEAYTAESASEAGFTHLAAGAKRDAEVARDLQDATERELPEYFARCVDMVRTPEAVAC, encoded by the coding sequence GTGTGGTCGTTCTGGACGAAGCCGTTTCTGGCGGAGCGGCACAGTAGCTGGGCCAGTGAGCTGCACCATTGGCTAGCATGGGGGCTGTCTCTGGCGGCGGCCTCCAACCACTACCCGGAGACGGTGCTTGTGACGGATGACGCAGGCGCACGCCTGCTTGTCGACACGCTCGAACTGCCGTTTGCTCATGTGTCGACCGGATTGAACTCGTTAGGAAATGAGGACCCGGGCTGGTGGTCGCTGGGCAAGATGGAGGCTTACAGGCTTCAGCAAGAGCCTTTCGTTCATATCGACACCGACGCTTTTCTTTGGAAGCCCTTGCGGCCGGACCTGGAAGCTGCGGACGTCTTTGCCCAGAACCCTGAGCCCGTTGTTTACGGGCGCTCGTGCTATCACCCTGAAGACTTCGAGAGCGCGTTGGGTCGACCGGACAGCGGATGGATGCCGGCGGAGTGGGACTGGTACCGGCAGGCCTCGCTGGGGCACGGCCGGGCGGAGTGCTGCGGCCTCTTCGGCGGGAACAGGCTGGACTTTATCCACCACTACGTCTCACAGGCAATGCGGCTTCTGCGCCATCGCCACAACGTGCGTGCCTGGAGGAACTTCGCGGACAAAGACGGCAACATGATCTTGCTGGAACAGTATCTGTTGACAGCCTGCCTGGAGTATCACCGCTCCTGCGCCGACTCCAGCTTCCACGGCATCGACATCCGCTATGTCTTCCCCTCGATAGACGAGGCCTACACGGCCGAAAGCGCAAGCGAGGCGGGATTTACGCACCTGGCAGCCGGGGCAAAACGCGATGCCGAGGTCGCTCGCGATCTGCAAGACGCTACCGAGCGCGAGTTGCCCGAGTACTTCGCGCGATGTGTGGACATGGTGCGTACACCCGAAGCGGTCGCTTGCTGA
- a CDS encoding ABC transporter substrate-binding protein: MRIASLQPSVTLTLHALGKLDTLCAVTKYCLQALPELAARNIPVLHDSWTADTDEILATHPDLVVASVPYRMESLAAILKSGLPVLAFAPHNLADIYNDIRLIGGVVEACDQAESLIRLMQQTIAATREKVAFAPTRSVYCEEWGKPMIHSQPWVAELIEAAGGTFIGAPGTHTTPEEVADADPDTLLFAWCGAGNRVPLAKVVVQRNWQPLRAVRSGSVFCIPDEYLNTPAPTLLEGLACIASAIHPELFPRHRQLVALTPND, encoded by the coding sequence ATGCGGATAGCCAGCCTTCAGCCTTCAGTCACCTTGACGCTCCACGCGCTGGGCAAGCTCGACACACTCTGCGCCGTAACGAAGTACTGCTTGCAGGCGCTCCCTGAACTAGCCGCCCGAAATATTCCCGTCCTCCACGATAGTTGGACTGCCGACACGGACGAGATCCTTGCCACGCACCCCGACCTGGTTGTCGCCAGCGTTCCGTATCGTATGGAGTCGCTGGCGGCCATCCTGAAATCCGGCCTTCCCGTCCTCGCTTTCGCACCCCACAACCTGGCCGACATCTACAACGACATTCGCCTGATCGGCGGTGTGGTTGAAGCCTGCGATCAAGCCGAAAGCCTGATCCGGCTGATGCAGCAGACTATTGCAGCCACGCGCGAGAAGGTAGCATTTGCGCCCACGAGGAGCGTCTACTGCGAGGAGTGGGGAAAGCCTATGATCCATTCCCAGCCTTGGGTCGCTGAACTCATCGAGGCTGCGGGCGGCACGTTTATCGGGGCGCCCGGCACCCACACCACGCCTGAGGAGGTCGCCGACGCCGACCCCGATACCCTCCTCTTTGCGTGGTGCGGAGCAGGGAACCGCGTGCCGCTCGCAAAGGTCGTTGTTCAGCGTAACTGGCAACCTCTACGCGCCGTGCGAAGTGGCAGCGTCTTCTGCATCCCCGACGAGTACCTGAATACGCCAGCACCGACGCTCCTTGAAGGCCTGGCGTGCATCGCGTCAGCTATCCATCCGGAGCTCTTCCCACGCCATCGCCAACTCGTTGCGTTGACCCCAAACGACTGA
- a CDS encoding VOC family protein: MSQPRVVHGISPIVAVASVKAAVEFYVRHLGFNALFVAEDGSYGVAGLLDQSVHFVPAADAEALASTARHTSFRLRVEGLDAYWEQVSATHPPTRTRAPEIKPWGIREFHILDADGALIIVSEAADAT, translated from the coding sequence ATGAGTCAGCCACGGGTAGTGCATGGGATTTCGCCGATCGTCGCGGTCGCCAGCGTCAAGGCGGCGGTAGAGTTCTACGTCCGTCATCTGGGCTTCAACGCACTCTTCGTCGCTGAAGATGGTTCATACGGAGTCGCCGGACTTCTCGATCAGAGTGTCCATTTTGTTCCGGCTGCTGATGCGGAAGCGTTAGCGTCGACTGCAAGGCATACCTCCTTTCGTCTGCGCGTCGAGGGCCTCGACGCCTACTGGGAACAGGTAAGCGCCACCCATCCGCCAACGCGCACTCGCGCCCCTGAGATCAAGCCGTGGGGGATCCGCGAGTTCCACATCCTCGACGCAGATGGTGCGCTCATCATCGTCAGCGAAGCCGCCGACGCGACGTAG